One window from the genome of Lysobacter helvus encodes:
- a CDS encoding serine hydrolase, whose product MIRTALSFALACALLSPVAAHAQAAPAAAATAQDARLAGFDDYVNAVRKQFDVPGIAVAIVQDGRIVFERGCGPREVGKPQQIDEHTLFAIASNTKAFTAASLSMLADEGKLSLDDRVIDHLPWFRMSDPYVTREMRIKDLLAHRSGLTLGAGDLLYWPTTTYTTEEVAHRLKDVPLGGAFRNQYAYDNILFGVAQLVVEQASGMSYEQFLRTRIFKPLGMDETRFNSDRLTKNDNVATGYAKADFKDLQPAPRMTWGNVSGAGGIYSSVHDMSKWMRMQLAGGVYTDAQGKEQRLFSAKRQQGMWSIVTPIPVSEPSVPELRAAKPNFLGYGEGWQLSDYRGNKLVWHTGGWPGMVSRLTLVPDRNIGVIVLTSQEVGVAFNAVTMQALDLMLDAPKTDWLAGYAKAFAKSQDNADADWQKHLAARASNAPPSLPLASYAGTYRDPWYGDIAIANEGGKLVVRFTKTPDLVGDIEPWQHDTFVIRWRQRWLNADAFLNFALTPDGKIREARMEPISPLTDFSFDFQDLRLVPVEKQ is encoded by the coding sequence ATGATCCGCACCGCCTTGTCCTTCGCGCTGGCCTGCGCGCTGCTCTCGCCCGTCGCCGCGCATGCGCAGGCCGCGCCTGCCGCCGCCGCGACGGCGCAGGACGCGCGCCTTGCCGGCTTCGACGACTACGTCAACGCCGTGCGCAAGCAGTTCGACGTGCCGGGCATCGCGGTGGCGATCGTGCAGGACGGCCGCATCGTGTTCGAGCGCGGCTGCGGCCCGCGCGAAGTCGGCAAGCCGCAACAGATCGACGAGCACACGCTGTTCGCCATCGCGTCGAACACCAAGGCCTTCACCGCCGCGTCGCTGTCGATGCTCGCCGACGAAGGCAAGCTCTCGCTCGACGATCGCGTGATCGACCACCTGCCGTGGTTCCGCATGAGCGATCCCTACGTCACGCGCGAGATGCGCATCAAGGACCTGCTCGCGCATCGCAGCGGCCTGACGCTCGGCGCCGGCGACCTGCTGTACTGGCCGACCACCACGTACACGACGGAAGAAGTCGCGCATCGCCTGAAGGACGTGCCGCTGGGCGGGGCGTTCCGCAACCAGTACGCCTACGACAACATCCTGTTCGGCGTGGCGCAGCTGGTGGTGGAGCAGGCGAGCGGGATGTCGTACGAACAGTTCCTGCGCACGCGCATCTTCAAGCCGCTGGGCATGGACGAGACGCGCTTCAACAGCGATCGCCTGACGAAGAACGACAACGTCGCCACCGGTTACGCCAAGGCCGATTTCAAGGACCTGCAGCCCGCGCCGCGGATGACGTGGGGCAACGTGTCGGGCGCCGGCGGCATCTATTCCAGCGTGCACGACATGAGCAAGTGGATGCGCATGCAGCTCGCCGGCGGCGTGTACACCGACGCGCAGGGCAAGGAGCAGCGCCTGTTCAGCGCGAAGCGCCAGCAGGGGATGTGGTCGATCGTCACGCCGATCCCCGTCAGCGAACCGTCGGTGCCGGAACTGCGCGCGGCGAAGCCCAACTTCCTCGGCTACGGCGAAGGCTGGCAGCTGTCGGATTACCGCGGCAACAAGCTCGTGTGGCACACCGGCGGCTGGCCGGGCATGGTGTCGCGCCTGACGCTGGTGCCGGACAGGAACATCGGCGTGATCGTGTTGACCAGCCAGGAAGTCGGCGTAGCGTTCAACGCCGTGACGATGCAGGCGCTCGACCTGATGCTCGATGCGCCGAAGACCGATTGGCTCGCCGGTTACGCGAAGGCCTTCGCGAAGTCGCAGGACAACGCGGACGCCGATTGGCAGAAGCACCTCGCCGCGCGCGCGTCGAATGCGCCGCCGTCGTTGCCGCTGGCGTCGTATGCCGGCACGTATCGCGATCCGTGGTACGGCGACATCGCGATCGCGAACGAAGGCGGCAAGCTGGTGGTGCGCTTCACGAAGACGCCGGACCTCGTCGGCGACATCGAACCGTGGCAGCACGACACGTTCGTCATCCGCTGGCGCCAGCGCTGGTTGAACGCCGATGCCTTCCTCAATTTCGCGCTGACGCCGGACGGCAAGATCCGCGAAGCGCGGATGGAGCCGATTTCGCCGCTGACGGATTTCAGCTTCGATTTCCAGGACCTGCGGCTGGTGCCGGTCGAGAAGCAGTAG
- a CDS encoding DUF72 domain-containing protein, producing the protein MARAKAPEADLGTATAPGAIDGIRVGVGGWTFAPWRETFYPEGLVQRRELEYASRKLSAIEVNGTYYSAQKPDTYARWRDETPPGFVFTAKAPMRIVQAKVLANTAGQVDAFVDGLSTMGEKLGAILWQFERKLDREDFAAFVDRLPVEAGGRRLRHALEVRDAESVDATLVALARKKNAALVYTDSEEWPSFADVTADFVYARLMRARSAIKTGYTGPELKAWAERARTWAQGGEPAKLPRLTGDAPKLPHRDVFVFFINADKERNPAAATTLIDLLRKPA; encoded by the coding sequence ATGGCCCGCGCCAAAGCCCCCGAAGCCGACCTCGGCACCGCGACCGCCCCCGGCGCGATCGACGGCATCCGCGTGGGCGTGGGTGGCTGGACCTTCGCCCCCTGGCGCGAAACCTTCTATCCCGAAGGCCTGGTGCAGCGCCGCGAGCTCGAGTACGCCAGCCGGAAGCTCAGCGCCATCGAGGTGAATGGCACCTACTACAGCGCGCAGAAGCCCGACACCTACGCCCGCTGGCGCGACGAGACGCCGCCGGGCTTCGTCTTCACGGCCAAGGCGCCGATGCGCATCGTGCAGGCCAAGGTGCTGGCCAACACGGCGGGCCAGGTCGATGCCTTCGTCGATGGGCTGTCGACCATGGGCGAGAAGCTCGGCGCGATCCTGTGGCAGTTCGAACGCAAGCTCGATCGCGAGGACTTCGCGGCGTTCGTCGATCGCTTGCCGGTCGAAGCCGGTGGCCGGCGATTGCGGCACGCGCTGGAAGTGCGCGATGCCGAGAGTGTCGATGCAACGCTCGTCGCACTCGCGCGCAAGAAGAACGCCGCGCTCGTCTACACCGATTCGGAGGAATGGCCGTCGTTCGCCGACGTGACCGCCGATTTCGTCTATGCCCGCCTGATGCGCGCACGCAGCGCGATCAAGACCGGTTACACCGGCCCGGAGTTGAAGGCGTGGGCCGAACGCGCCCGCACGTGGGCGCAGGGCGGCGAACCCGCGAAACTCCCGCGCCTCACCGGCGACGCACCGAAGCTGCCGCATCGCGACGTCTTCGTGTTCTTCATCAACGCGGACAAGGAACGCAATCCCGCCGCGGCGACGACGTTGATCGACCTGTTGCGCAAGCCGGCCTGA
- a CDS encoding DUF2339 domain-containing protein translates to MESLIVLLLLAVLAVPVLLIVALLSLRELRGRVGTLERDLAQLRAEGAMPATATAPAARPRAEAVAPAPPPPRPAPVPPQPVAPTQAAPPQPAPQATPAPVPLRVPSPHVREPRPPGLPERAIEYIKHWFTVGNVPVKVGILVLFAGVAALLKFAADQGWLHAPIEVRLAGIAAAALAALVFAWCQRERNRIFALSLQGGAIGILLMTVFAAFKLYGLMPAGVAFGLSVVLIAGAGMLAVLQDAKALAFFAVLAGFLAPIWLSTNSGNHVALFSYYAVLNAAIFAIAWWKAWRVLNLLGFVFTFGIGTAWGVLQYNPDKFATTEPFLVLFFAFYLFIPLLFARKRPEGRRDFIDGCLVFGTPLVAFALQAGLLRGDRMPLAFCALGLAVIYAVLGALLRRRGGYAMLSDAYVLLAAGFATLAVPLALSARATASVFALEGAGLVWLGVRQSRRWPEWSGLALQALAAFAFLDAGNYRGPSDAPIANAIFMSALMICAGALASAWVYRNAGRRVSGALAYAWGLAWWVGNALLEIDAFVASVARADAWLAFTALTGWLAAEVHRRRPASGLAGTTLAALAVAAPIALAQADAHQQPFAGYGLWAWVLFAVLGVRSLVCLREGEHRVAAWAQFAWWLVWPFALSLGVSWLGERFQLADGWRIAGVALPWLAIAAIGMFRWPWLSAPMHERFDRLRMTLQATFFAILGVGFLLTLVEAGGSAPLPWIPVANPMELAQLAALVLAARWAYSTQAPQAVQAQRVPMVSVLGFVYITSVVLHAVHHWGGIAWNDGLIGTSLAQTSLTVVWSILGVVGWVLGSRRGQRVLWLAGAVLMAVVLVKLVIVDRSNLGNALGIASFIAFGLLCTVVGYLAPAPPRAPVPEGSA, encoded by the coding sequence GTGGAAAGCCTGATCGTGCTGCTGCTCCTGGCCGTCCTTGCCGTGCCGGTGCTGCTGATCGTTGCGCTGCTGTCCCTGCGCGAACTGCGGGGCCGCGTCGGCACGCTGGAACGCGACCTGGCGCAACTGCGTGCCGAAGGCGCGATGCCTGCGACCGCGACCGCGCCCGCGGCGCGACCGCGCGCCGAAGCCGTCGCGCCGGCACCGCCCCCGCCGCGCCCCGCGCCGGTCCCGCCGCAACCCGTCGCGCCGACGCAGGCCGCACCGCCGCAGCCCGCTCCGCAAGCCACACCCGCGCCCGTGCCCCTGCGCGTCCCGAGCCCGCACGTGCGCGAACCGCGTCCGCCCGGCCTCCCCGAACGCGCGATCGAATACATCAAACACTGGTTCACCGTCGGCAACGTGCCGGTCAAGGTCGGCATCCTCGTGCTGTTCGCGGGCGTGGCGGCGTTGCTGAAGTTCGCGGCCGACCAGGGCTGGCTGCACGCGCCCATCGAAGTGCGACTGGCCGGCATCGCCGCGGCCGCGCTCGCGGCGCTCGTGTTCGCGTGGTGCCAGCGCGAACGCAACCGCATCTTCGCGTTGAGCCTGCAGGGCGGCGCGATCGGCATCCTGCTGATGACGGTGTTCGCGGCGTTCAAGTTGTACGGCCTGATGCCGGCGGGCGTCGCGTTCGGGTTGAGCGTCGTGCTGATCGCGGGCGCCGGCATGCTCGCGGTATTGCAGGATGCGAAGGCGCTGGCGTTCTTCGCCGTACTCGCCGGTTTCCTCGCGCCGATCTGGCTGTCCACCAACAGCGGCAACCACGTCGCGTTGTTCTCGTACTACGCGGTGCTCAACGCGGCGATCTTCGCGATCGCGTGGTGGAAGGCGTGGCGCGTGCTCAACCTGCTCGGGTTCGTGTTCACCTTCGGCATCGGCACGGCGTGGGGCGTGCTGCAGTACAACCCGGACAAGTTCGCGACGACCGAACCCTTCCTCGTGCTGTTCTTCGCGTTCTATCTCTTCATCCCGCTGTTGTTCGCGCGCAAGCGGCCCGAGGGACGGCGCGACTTCATCGACGGATGCCTGGTGTTCGGCACGCCGCTGGTCGCGTTCGCATTGCAGGCCGGGTTGCTGCGCGGCGATCGCATGCCGCTCGCGTTCTGTGCACTGGGGCTCGCGGTGATCTACGCGGTGCTCGGGGCGCTGTTGCGGCGTCGCGGTGGCTACGCGATGTTGTCGGACGCGTACGTGCTGCTGGCCGCGGGCTTCGCCACGCTGGCGGTGCCGCTGGCCTTGTCGGCGCGCGCAACCGCCAGCGTGTTCGCGCTGGAAGGCGCGGGCCTCGTGTGGCTCGGCGTGCGGCAGTCGCGGCGCTGGCCGGAATGGTCGGGCCTCGCGTTGCAGGCGCTCGCGGCGTTCGCGTTCCTCGATGCGGGCAACTATCGCGGGCCCAGTGACGCACCGATCGCCAATGCGATCTTCATGAGCGCGCTGATGATCTGCGCCGGTGCGCTCGCGTCGGCGTGGGTGTATCGCAACGCCGGGCGTCGGGTGTCGGGCGCGCTGGCCTACGCGTGGGGACTGGCGTGGTGGGTCGGCAACGCCTTGCTGGAAATCGATGCGTTCGTCGCGTCCGTCGCACGCGCGGATGCGTGGCTCGCGTTCACCGCGCTCACCGGCTGGCTCGCGGCGGAAGTGCATCGCCGGCGCCCCGCCAGCGGCCTTGCGGGCACCACGCTCGCGGCGTTGGCTGTCGCGGCACCCATCGCGCTCGCGCAGGCCGATGCGCACCAGCAACCCTTCGCGGGCTACGGCCTGTGGGCCTGGGTGCTGTTCGCGGTGCTCGGCGTGCGCAGCCTCGTCTGCCTGCGCGAAGGCGAACATCGCGTCGCCGCGTGGGCGCAATTCGCGTGGTGGCTGGTGTGGCCGTTCGCGTTGTCGCTGGGCGTGTCGTGGCTGGGCGAACGCTTCCAGCTCGCCGACGGCTGGCGCATCGCGGGTGTCGCGCTGCCCTGGCTGGCGATCGCCGCGATCGGCATGTTCCGGTGGCCGTGGCTGTCGGCGCCGATGCACGAACGCTTCGATCGCCTGCGCATGACGTTGCAGGCCACGTTCTTCGCGATCCTCGGCGTGGGCTTCCTGCTGACGCTCGTCGAAGCCGGCGGCAGTGCGCCGCTGCCGTGGATTCCCGTCGCCAATCCGATGGAACTCGCGCAGCTCGCCGCGCTGGTGCTCGCGGCCCGCTGGGCGTATTCGACGCAAGCGCCGCAAGCGGTGCAGGCGCAGCGCGTGCCGATGGTGTCGGTGCTGGGCTTCGTCTACATCACGTCGGTCGTGCTGCACGCCGTGCATCACTGGGGCGGCATCGCCTGGAACGACGGCCTCATCGGAACGAGCCTGGCGCAGACCAGCCTCACCGTCGTGTGGAGCATCCTCGGTGTCGTCGGCTGGGTGCTCGGTTCGCGCCGCGGGCAACGCGTATTGTGGCTCGCAGGCGCGGTGCTGATGGCGGTGGTGCTGGTGAAGCTGGTGATCGTGGATCGCAGCAACCTCGGCAACGCGCTCGGCATCGCGTCGTTCATCGCGTTCGGCCTGTTGTGCACGGTCGTCGGTTACCTCGCCCCCGCACCGCCGCGTGCGCCCGTTCCGGAAGGCTCCGCATGA
- a CDS encoding DUF3999 domain-containing protein, with protein MKRIAWYSLAWSCLLPVLACAATRDDYVRQWPVSAPGDGGAYRVVLDRAVYRTIATPSLRDVTVVDADGQPVAADVFGPDAPLAEPPRRIDVPWFALQPRKGEGAASLALIAERDTSGRILSLHAQTGVAQDEGGARAFLFDLSQAPPGVDALELDWPQGAAIDAAYRVEASDDLEDWRTISPRVQLLALQQGSRRLEKHTIELREASRYLRLVPLDDAPALPLQHAKARLSSQAVDTPLQWEMLQGRMVRENDATTFVYTLDGRFPIERADVQGVGNVAVEWRLESRDDDGAWRWRAGPWVAYRVGTAGRTSASPPTSVLDAPVRDRQWRLTATSGAPAHAPALRLGYRPEVIVFLAQGRAPYALVAGSAVAARTDAPLPRLLQALRAERGDGWHPADATLGAPVELAGASALQRPTTPRDWKQWLLWALLIGGAVLVAGFAVSLLRKPPEAR; from the coding sequence ATGAAACGCATCGCCTGGTATTCCCTGGCCTGGTCGTGCCTGCTGCCCGTCCTCGCCTGCGCCGCAACGCGCGACGACTACGTGCGGCAGTGGCCCGTCTCCGCGCCGGGCGATGGCGGCGCGTATCGCGTGGTGCTGGATCGCGCGGTGTATCGCACGATCGCAACGCCATCCTTGCGCGACGTGACCGTGGTCGATGCGGACGGGCAACCGGTGGCGGCCGATGTGTTCGGCCCCGATGCGCCGCTCGCCGAACCGCCGCGGCGCATCGATGTGCCGTGGTTCGCGTTGCAGCCGCGCAAGGGAGAAGGCGCGGCGTCGCTGGCCTTGATCGCCGAACGCGATACGTCCGGCCGCATCCTGTCGCTGCATGCGCAGACGGGCGTGGCGCAGGACGAAGGCGGCGCGCGCGCGTTCCTGTTCGACCTGAGCCAGGCACCGCCGGGCGTGGATGCGCTCGAACTCGATTGGCCGCAGGGCGCGGCGATCGATGCCGCGTATCGCGTCGAAGCGAGCGACGACCTGGAGGACTGGCGCACGATTTCCCCGCGCGTGCAGTTGCTCGCGCTGCAACAAGGCAGTCGCCGTCTGGAAAAACACACGATCGAGTTGCGCGAAGCGAGCCGCTACCTGCGCCTGGTGCCGCTCGACGATGCGCCCGCGCTGCCGTTGCAGCACGCGAAGGCCCGCCTGTCCTCGCAAGCCGTCGACACGCCGCTGCAGTGGGAAATGCTGCAGGGCCGCATGGTGCGCGAGAACGACGCGACGACGTTCGTCTACACGCTCGACGGCCGCTTCCCGATCGAACGCGCGGACGTGCAGGGCGTGGGCAACGTGGCGGTGGAATGGCGACTGGAAAGCCGCGACGACGACGGCGCGTGGCGCTGGCGCGCGGGCCCGTGGGTCGCGTATCGCGTGGGCACCGCGGGCCGCACGAGTGCGTCGCCGCCGACGTCGGTGCTCGATGCGCCCGTGCGCGACCGGCAGTGGCGCCTCACCGCGACGAGCGGCGCGCCGGCGCACGCGCCGGCATTGCGGCTGGGCTACCGACCGGAAGTCATCGTGTTCCTCGCGCAGGGACGTGCACCGTATGCGCTCGTTGCCGGCAGCGCGGTGGCCGCGCGCACCGATGCGCCGTTGCCGCGCTTGCTGCAAGCCTTGCGCGCCGAACGTGGCGACGGCTGGCATCCGGCGGATGCGACGCTCGGTGCGCCGGTGGAACTCGCCGGCGCCAGCGCGCTGCAACGCCCGACGACGCCGCGCGACTGGAAGCAGTGGTTGCTGTGGGCGTTGCTGATCGGTGGCGCGGTGCTGGTCGCCGGGTTCGCGGTCAGCCTGCTGCGCAAGCCGCCCGAGGCGCGCTGA
- a CDS encoding DMT family transporter, translating to MNTVAASPLPVASGARSWVTPVEIVVLGAIWGASFLFMRMAAPVFGAAPLVDVRLALGCAVLLPFLFRHRAQFPLKLWPKLALIGAINSAVPFVLFAWAAQRAPAGIGAICNSMTVLFTALVGFLFFGERISLRRSIALVVGFAGVIVLASGKTAGASVGWAVAAGASAAFLYGIGLNLVRRHLTGLPPAAVAAATLGTSTLLLLPFAIAQWPSHAIPMQAWLATGMLGVLCTGIAFVMYYRLIARVGAGRASTVTYLVPLFGVAWAWMLLGEAVTGTMVVAGLLIVGSVAFSQRAK from the coding sequence ATGAACACCGTTGCCGCGTCTCCCCTCCCCGTCGCGAGCGGGGCCCGAAGCTGGGTCACGCCCGTCGAGATCGTGGTGCTCGGTGCCATCTGGGGCGCCTCTTTCCTCTTCATGCGCATGGCCGCGCCGGTGTTCGGCGCCGCGCCGCTGGTCGATGTGCGCCTCGCGCTCGGCTGCGCGGTGCTGCTGCCGTTCCTGTTCCGGCATCGCGCGCAGTTCCCGCTGAAACTGTGGCCGAAGCTCGCGCTGATCGGCGCGATCAATTCGGCGGTGCCGTTCGTGCTGTTCGCCTGGGCCGCGCAGCGTGCGCCGGCGGGCATCGGCGCGATCTGCAATTCGATGACGGTGTTGTTCACCGCGCTGGTCGGGTTCCTGTTCTTCGGCGAACGCATCAGCCTGCGGCGATCGATCGCGCTGGTCGTGGGCTTCGCGGGCGTGATCGTGCTCGCCAGCGGCAAGACCGCGGGTGCGAGCGTCGGCTGGGCCGTCGCCGCCGGTGCGAGTGCGGCGTTCCTCTACGGCATCGGGTTGAATCTCGTGCGTCGCCATCTCACCGGCTTGCCCCCGGCGGCGGTCGCTGCGGCGACGCTCGGCACCTCGACGTTGCTGCTGCTGCCGTTCGCGATCGCGCAGTGGCCGTCGCATGCGATTCCGATGCAGGCCTGGCTCGCCACCGGGATGCTCGGCGTGTTGTGCACCGGCATCGCGTTCGTCATGTATTACCGGCTGATCGCGCGCGTCGGCGCGGGCCGTGCGTCGACGGTGACGTACCTCGTGCCGCTGTTCGGCGTGGCGTGGGCGTGGATGCTGCTCGGCGAAGCGGTGACCGGGACGATGGTCGTCGCCGGCCTGCTCATCGTCGGCAGCGTGGCCTTCAGCCAGCGCGCGAAGTGA
- a CDS encoding LysR substrate-binding domain-containing protein has translation MVLRPDWLPALSAFESAARHQNFAHAAEELNLTASAVSHHVRKLESRLGVALFQRHARGVTLTSEGRRLADASGSALADMEGVLHTLGGERDDTHRVRITTLHSLAYTWLIPRLHAFTDAHPEIRLSFDTETALARFDEGGPDLGIRHGPGHWPGLTGHALMDETLFPVASPRMPGFDAIRTPADIARVPLILDHARQGWLDWFRAADVHNVRLDERHSFSDTTDALNAAVFGIGAALARERVVVPYLADGRLVPLPGPRLPARWGYHVVYPAHRRLRPAAQAFVDWVLSVSAA, from the coding sequence ATGGTCCTTCGCCCCGATTGGCTCCCGGCCCTCTCCGCCTTCGAGTCGGCGGCCCGGCACCAGAACTTCGCGCACGCCGCCGAGGAACTGAACCTCACCGCCAGCGCCGTGAGCCACCACGTGCGCAAGCTGGAGTCGCGCCTGGGCGTGGCCCTGTTCCAGCGCCACGCGCGCGGGGTCACGCTGACCAGCGAAGGCCGGCGCCTCGCCGATGCGTCCGGCAGCGCGCTCGCCGACATGGAAGGCGTGCTGCACACGCTGGGCGGCGAACGCGACGACACGCACCGCGTGCGCATCACCACGCTGCATTCGCTGGCCTACACGTGGCTGATCCCGCGGCTGCATGCCTTCACCGATGCGCATCCGGAGATCCGCCTGTCCTTCGACACCGAGACCGCGCTGGCGCGCTTCGATGAAGGCGGGCCGGACCTCGGCATCCGCCACGGGCCCGGGCACTGGCCGGGGCTGACGGGCCACGCGTTGATGGACGAAACCTTGTTCCCGGTGGCCTCGCCACGCATGCCCGGTTTCGACGCGATCCGCACGCCGGCCGACATCGCGCGCGTGCCGCTGATCCTGGATCACGCGCGACAAGGCTGGCTCGATTGGTTCCGTGCCGCCGACGTGCATAACGTTCGGCTGGACGAGCGCCACAGCTTCAGCGATACGACCGATGCGTTGAATGCGGCGGTGTTCGGGATCGGCGCGGCGCTGGCGCGCGAACGCGTGGTCGTGCCGTATCTCGCGGATGGCCGGTTGGTGCCGTTGCCGGGGCCACGATTGCCCGCGCGCTGGGGCTACCACGTGGTCTATCCGGCGCATCGCCGGTTGCGGCCCGCGGCGCAGGCCTTCGTCGACTGGGTGTTGTCGGTCAGCGCCGCCTAG
- a CDS encoding TfoX/Sxy family protein, with amino-acid sequence MSHDFLEYLRELFSDLGPITTRAMFGGHGVYFDGRIVGIVIDEAVYLKTDDATRDAFEAAGCAPFVYESSGKSVAMSYWSVPEEAMDSSEAFLPWARRAHEAALRKPVGRVRKRRSDAARRR; translated from the coding sequence ATGAGCCACGACTTCCTCGAATACCTGCGCGAACTGTTCTCCGACCTCGGGCCCATCACCACGCGCGCCATGTTCGGCGGGCACGGCGTCTACTTCGACGGCCGCATCGTGGGGATCGTGATCGACGAGGCGGTGTACCTGAAGACGGACGACGCCACGCGCGACGCCTTCGAAGCGGCCGGCTGCGCGCCCTTCGTCTACGAATCCAGCGGGAAGTCGGTGGCGATGTCGTACTGGTCGGTGCCGGAGGAAGCGATGGATTCGTCCGAGGCATTCCTCCCCTGGGCCCGCCGGGCTCACGAGGCCGCGTTGCGGAAACCCGTCGGGCGGGTGCGCAAGCGGCGGAGCGACGCGGCTAGGCGGCGCTGA
- a CDS encoding DMT family transporter, with amino-acid sequence MPNLPTDPKATHRAWLQIHLCVFLWGFTAILGKMISLPALPLVWWRMVFVVGALALIPRVWRGLRAMPLQLIGKYAGIGVLVALHWLTFYGAIKLSNASVGATCIALGTVFVALLEPVLAHARFSKRDVLLGVLVLPGVALVVGGVPSGYRLGILVGAISALLVAIFGSLNKRYVHHGDPLTVTAIELGAGTVALTLLAPLMPHLPGMAQAFPGAVFVVPGARDAVLLVVLALACTLLPFALSLAALRHMSAFAQQLAVNLEPVYAIVLAALLFGEQRELTPAFYLGVAILLGAVFLHPLLARPRPPSIVAP; translated from the coding sequence ATGCCGAACCTGCCCACCGACCCCAAGGCCACCCACCGCGCCTGGCTGCAGATCCACCTGTGCGTGTTCCTGTGGGGGTTCACCGCGATCCTCGGGAAGATGATCTCCCTGCCCGCGTTGCCGCTGGTGTGGTGGCGCATGGTGTTCGTGGTCGGCGCGCTCGCGCTGATCCCGCGCGTGTGGCGCGGGCTGCGCGCGATGCCGCTGCAGTTGATCGGCAAGTACGCGGGCATCGGCGTGCTGGTCGCGCTGCACTGGCTCACGTTCTATGGCGCGATCAAGTTGTCGAATGCGTCGGTGGGGGCGACGTGCATCGCGCTCGGTACCGTGTTCGTCGCGCTGCTCGAACCGGTGCTGGCGCACGCGCGTTTTTCGAAGCGCGATGTGTTGCTCGGCGTCCTCGTGCTCCCGGGCGTCGCGCTGGTGGTGGGCGGCGTGCCCTCGGGCTACCGGCTCGGGATCCTGGTGGGCGCGATCTCAGCCCTGCTCGTCGCGATCTTCGGTTCGCTGAACAAGCGCTACGTGCACCACGGCGACCCGCTCACCGTCACCGCGATCGAACTGGGCGCCGGCACCGTCGCCCTCACCCTGCTGGCGCCGCTGATGCCGCACCTGCCCGGCATGGCGCAGGCCTTCCCCGGCGCGGTGTTCGTGGTGCCCGGTGCGCGCGACGCCGTCCTGCTGGTCGTGCTGGCGCTGGCCTGCACGCTGTTGCCGTTCGCCCTGTCGCTGGCGGCGCTGCGGCACATGAGCGCGTTCGCGCAGCAGCTGGCGGTCAACCTGGAGCCGGTGTACGCGATCGTGCTGGCGGCGCTGCTGTTCGGCGAGCAGCGCGAACTCACCCCGGCCTTCTACCTGGGCGTGGCGATCCTGCTGGGGGCGGTGTTCCTGCACCCGCTGCTGGCGCGGCCCCGGCCGCCGTCAATCGTGGCACCCTAG